A window of Syntrophorhabdaceae bacterium contains these coding sequences:
- the xseB gene encoding exodeoxyribonuclease VII small subunit has protein sequence MKFEEGLKKLESIVKTLDEGNIPLDEALSIFKEGLQLTKELSKRLDDIEKKVEILIKKDNGTLEKRPFTQEEV, from the coding sequence ATGAAGTTCGAAGAAGGACTAAAAAAACTCGAATCCATCGTAAAGACCCTTGATGAGGGCAATATCCCCCTTGATGAGGCGCTAAGCATCTTTAAAGAAGGGCTCCAATTAACAAAGGAGCTATCCAAAAGACTCGATGATATAGAAAAAAAGGTTGAAATTTTGATAAAAAAAGATAATGGCACTTTAGAAAAAAGGCCTTTTACTCAGGAAGAAGTGTAA
- a CDS encoding polyprenyl synthetase family protein: MDLLSFLHEKRIVVENALRDIFVSFSSTPGVLRDAMEYMLFSNGKRIRPLLAIATCESLGKPSDDLLPIACAIEMIHTYSLIHDDLPSLDNDDIRRGRPTCHKVFGDAVAILAGDALLTEAFRVMADTRYTYKITPKLLRQSVFEIASAAGADGMVGGQIMDVLYEGKEGSKNILNYIHMHKTTALIVASVRIGAIMGGAKTRELKHFTKYGQCIGLAFQIMDDILDAEGDEELVGKRLKKDTGKQTYIKHYGIAASKIKLEQLIEEALKSIDFLGEKSIILKEIAKFIGNRSV; the protein is encoded by the coding sequence ATGGATCTTCTAAGCTTTCTTCATGAAAAAAGAATAGTTGTCGAGAATGCATTAAGAGATATCTTTGTATCCTTTAGTTCCACCCCAGGGGTTTTAAGGGATGCTATGGAGTATATGCTCTTTTCTAATGGAAAGAGGATAAGACCTTTGCTTGCCATAGCCACATGCGAGTCTCTGGGCAAGCCGAGCGATGACCTTCTTCCTATTGCTTGCGCCATAGAGATGATCCATACTTATTCCCTTATACACGATGACCTGCCGAGCCTTGATAATGATGATATAAGAAGGGGAAGACCTACTTGCCATAAGGTCTTTGGGGATGCTGTGGCTATCCTGGCAGGTGATGCACTTCTAACTGAGGCATTCAGGGTAATGGCCGATACAAGGTATACCTACAAAATAACCCCCAAGCTATTAAGGCAGTCGGTCTTTGAGATTGCCTCTGCAGCAGGCGCAGATGGCATGGTAGGCGGTCAAATCATGGATGTCCTATATGAAGGCAAAGAAGGGTCAAAGAATATTCTCAATTATATACATATGCATAAGACCACAGCATTGATTGTAGCATCGGTAAGGATAGGGGCAATAATGGGAGGGGCTAAGACAAGGGAATTAAAACACTTTACAAAATACGGCCAATGTATAGGTCTTGCCTTTCAGATTATGGATGATATACTCGATGCAGAAGGTGATGAAGAATTGGTAGGCAAAAGGCTTAAAAAAGATACGGGCAAACAGACCTACATTAAACACTATGGAATAGCCGCTTCAAAAATTAAATTAGAACAGCTTATAGAAGAGGCTCTCAAATCAATAGATTTTCTTGGGGAAAAATCAATTATACTCAAAGAGATTGCAAAGTTTATCGGCAACAGGTCTGTATAA